A part of Oncorhynchus clarkii lewisi isolate Uvic-CL-2024 chromosome 17, UVic_Ocla_1.0, whole genome shotgun sequence genomic DNA contains:
- the LOC139369633 gene encoding caspase recruitment domain-containing protein 14-like: MAAECVPEGPDLKEMGEEDVWELINDNRHRISLGVKPCMLIPYLRQARVLTEMDEDEILSCLKLNNSSMRTSHMLDLLRIQGRNGAMALLESLMIHYPTIYTQVTGRKPSTEPSGFSGLIKYSDLTEYLVKALTGMQKELNEARQEASRLGSRCTSLEAQLGKTLERQEESHRLKADHGRMRKHLAAAHHDILKLKDEKCGLYARYTAVIEERSAANIHCSDLNLQVYQLQFELRKAQTETDFERQRSLKCPTPSETQRLQDEISALSRQLLVAEKFTPAREDILGQDLVEARDVHIELAEQLRCYREENEQLTRERQEMVEHKECLALQVQKLTLDCEMYQQKGTVKQSQLRELQAERDHACLSRDEAQAQIARSLAEKDTLRSAHTVYIQMHIVYTLQEWKFSWESQGSSSDSLPSSPSPRPRLRRMHAICPDSDSMRGCNIKSGDITPSSVRSQNVEPPCPESLRTQENTLWYNRDSSETAECDVLLDNDFVFIPGGNEVEQSVMSNMPSCQSNNSDGLSRASAPPFLLRSRPRAMRITGRVLTISFQGEALLSQLQVVGGNKTGVFVHQVTEGSAANTVGISSGAQILEVKYEQAQQALRMVLEDTTLEEAMWALGQVRGFCHLSLRPNQDAYEKLLLQSGEAMSGDSFYVRVNMTLPGGSQDALSVSCNDILHVTCTLPAGAGRSWRASHVHPCQLLDLKTGNLPNYYRAQRLLISAIEDMSIQPMALRKARDKQKTVRIVSTGRQGRNPLWVCVEDTKDKSTGPRDASAPRGCLTLMPYTLVTPHYPPVCRPVLLLPTILGRVLDQKLAEWQGFQLCEPELLSSSEHAARLQRSEVLEECEQGGQRCYTLQSVERVMKQGTHCVLPLGLDCVRRLHRAEIFPIIIFIAQSKSRAARKLKSKVQRQGWSEEQLLECSRSEESLLDKLPCLYRIVSPESWDDKTTLLTTLHSIILEEQKKIVWVEPDLW; this comes from the exons ATGGCAGCGGAATGTGTTCCGGAGGGGCCCGACCTCAAGGAGATGGGCGAGGAAGATGTGTGGGAGCTGATCAACGACAACCGTCATCGTATCTCCCTGGGTGTGAAACCATGTATGTTGATCCCCTACCTGCGTCAGGCCAGGGTCCTCACAGAGATGGATGAAGATGAGATCCTCTCCTGCCTCAAGCTCAACAACAGCTCCATGAGGACCA GTCACATGCTGGACCTGCTGCGTATCCAGGGGAGGAACGGCGCAATGGCCCTGCTGGAGAGCCTGATGATCCACTACCCCACCATCTACACCCAGGTCACAGGCCGCAAGCCCAGCACCGAGCCCTCTGGCTTCAGTG GCCTGATTAAGTACTCGGACTTGACGGAGTACCTGGTCAAAGCCTTGACAGGGATGCAGAAGGAGCTGAACGAGGCTCGGCAGGAGGCCAGTCGGCTGGGGTCACGTTGCACCTCCCTGGAGGCGCAGCTAGGTAAGACTCTGGAGCGGCAGGAGGAGTCTCACCGTCTTAAGGCCGACCACGGCCGCATGAGGAAGCACTTGGCTGCCGCGCACCACGACATCTTGAAGCTGAAGGACGAGAAGTGTGGCCTGTATGCGCGGTACACCGCCGTCATCGAGGAGAGGTCGGCCGCCAACATCCACTGCAGCGACCTCAACCTGCAG GTATATCAGCTTCAGTTTGAGCTGCGCAaagcccagacagagacagactttGAGAGGCAGCGCTCGCTCAAGTGCCCCACCCCCAGCGAGACGCAGCGACTGCAGGACGAGATTAGCGCTCTGAGCAGGCAGCTACTGGTGGCCGAGAAATTCACCCCG gcgcGGGAGGATATCCTGGGCCAAGACCTGGTTGAGGCGAGGGATGTCCATATAGAGCTTGCTGAGCAGCTCAGGTGCTACAGAGAGGAGAATGAGCAGCTGACCCGCGAGAggcaggag ATGGTGGAACATAAAGAGTGTCTGGCGCTGCAGGTTCAGAAGCTGACTCTGGACTGTGAGATGTACCAGCAGAAGGGTACTGTCAAACAGAGCCAACTGAGGGAgctacaggcagagagagaccac GCGTGCCTGTCCAGGGACGAGGCCCAGGCCCAGATAGCCAGGAGCCTGGCTGAGAAGGACACGCTGCGCAGCGCGCACACTGTATACATACAAATGCACATTGTGTACAC tctccaggaaTGGAAGTTTAGCTGGGAGAGCCAGGGCTCCAGCAGTGACAGCCTCCCCTCCAGCCCCTCCCCTCGTCCCCGCCTCCGCCGCATGCATGCAATTTGCCCCGATTCCGATTCCATGAGGGGATGCAATATaaag agtgGCGATATCACTCCAAGTAGTGTCCGGTCCCAAAATGTGGAGCCTCCATGCCCAGAGTCACTGCGGACACAAGAAAATACCCTATGGTACAATCGAGAcag CTCGGAGACGGCTGAATGTGACGTCTTACTTGACAATGACTTTGTGTTCATCCCCGGTG GCAATGAGGTTGAGCAATCTGTTATGTCAAACATGCCTTCCTGCCAAAGCAACAACAGTGATGG TCTCTCCAGGGCATCAGCCCCCCCGTTCCTGCTGCGCTCCCGGCCCCGGGCCATGCGCATCACTGGCCGAGTCCTGACCATCTCCTTCCAGGGGGAGGCGCTGCTGAGCCAGCTGCAGGTGGTGGGGGGTAACAAGACGGGCGTGTTCGTTCATCAGGTCACTGAGGGCTCCGCCGCCAACACAGTGGGCATTAGTTCGGGGGCACAAAtactggag GTGAAGTATGAGCAGGCTCAGCAGGCTCTAAGGATGGTTCTGGAGGACACCACCCTGGAAGAGGCCATGTGGGCTCTGGGGCAGGTCCGAGGCTTCTGCCACCTCTCCCTGAGGCCCAACCAAGATG cctatgAGAAGCTCCTGCTGCAGAGTGGCGAGGCCATGTCAGGTGACTCCTTCTACGTGCGTGTCAACATGACGTTACCCGGGGGCTCGCAGGACGCTCTGTCCGTTTCCTGTAACGACATCCTCCACGTCACATGCACCCTCCCAGCGGGCGCTGGCCGTTCCTGGAGGGCCAGCCACGTCCACCCTTGCCAACTGCTGGATCTCAAGACTGGCAACTTGCCCAACTACTACAG GGCCCAACGTCTGCTGATCAGCGCTATCGAGGACATGAGCATCCAACCCATGGCACTTAGAAAG GCCCGGGACAAGCAGAAGACTGTGAGGATCGTCAGTacggggagacaggggaggaatcCTCTGTGGGTCTGTGTAGAAGACACCAAGGACAAGAGCACTGGGCCAA GGGATGCCTCTGCACCCAGAGGCTGTTTGACCCTGATGCCCTACACCCTGGTCACGCCCCACTACCCACCCGTCTGTCGTCCGGTCCTCCTGCTACCCACAATCCTCGGCCGTGTCCTGGATCAGAAGCTGGCCGAGTGGCAGGGCTTTCAGTTGTGTGAGCCAG AGTTATTGAGTTCCAGCGAGCACGCTGCCAGGCTGCAGAGGTCTGAGGTGCTGGAGGAGTGTGAACAGGGGGGTCAGCGGTGTTACACCTTGCAGAGTGTTGAGAGGGTCATGAAGCAG ggtaccCACTGTGTGCTGCCTCTAGGTCTGGACTGTGTACGCCGCCTCCACAGGGCAGAGATCTTCcccatcatcatcttcatcgcCCAGTCCAAGTCCAGAGCAGCACGCAAACTCAA GTCTAAGGTGCAGCGTCAGGGCTGGTCCGAGGAGCAGCTGCTGGAGTGTTCTCGCAGCGAGGAGTCCCTGCTGGACAAGCTGCCCTGCCTCTACCGCATCGTCAGCCCTGAGTCGTGGGACGACAAAACCACTCTGCTCACCACCCTGCACTCCATCATCTTGGAGGAGCAGAAGAAGATTGTGTGGGTGGAGCCTGATTTGTGGTGA